In Paenibacillus sonchi, a single genomic region encodes these proteins:
- the mraZ gene encoding division/cell wall cluster transcriptional repressor MraZ, whose translation MFMGEYQHSIDDKGRIIIPAKFRDMLGTSFVATRGLDTCLFVYPMEEWGIMEQKLKSLSLMKSDARAFSRFFFSGATECVWDKQGRVNLPGNLRQYAKLDKDCVILGVSNRVEIWNKELWEQYFEQSEETFNEIAEKLVDFNFDL comes from the coding sequence ATGTTTATGGGGGAATACCAGCATAGCATTGATGACAAAGGCCGTATCATTATCCCGGCCAAGTTCCGTGACATGCTCGGAACCTCCTTCGTAGCGACCCGCGGCCTCGACACTTGTCTTTTTGTTTATCCCATGGAAGAATGGGGAATCATGGAGCAAAAGCTCAAAAGCCTTTCACTGATGAAATCGGATGCCCGTGCCTTCAGCCGCTTTTTTTTCTCGGGGGCGACCGAATGTGTATGGGACAAGCAAGGCAGGGTTAATCTGCCGGGGAATTTGCGGCAATATGCCAAGCTGGACAAGGACTGTGTAATTCTGGGCGTTTCGAACCGGGTGGAAATCTGGAACAAGGAGCTGTGGGAACAGTACTTCGAACAGTCAGAGGAAACATTCAACGAGATTGCCGAGAAATTGGTGGATTTCAACTTCGATCTATAA
- a CDS encoding ABC transporter ATP-binding protein, with translation MSKNLIEVEGLKKYFNVGKGKVLKAVDNINFTIREGETLGMVGESGCGKTTAGRTVLRLYEPTAGSVKYNGTDIYKLSAGKMKAMRRDMQMIFQDPYASLNPRFTVSDIIGEALDIHGMAGSRAERKKRIEELLDMVGLNHDHATRYPHEFSGGQRQRIGIARSLAVNPKFIVCDEPISALDVSIQAQVVNLLKELQDRLGLTYLFIAHDLSMVKHISDRVAVMYLGKMVELAESEELYANPIHPYTKSLLSAIPVPDPEVEANKKRIHLHDELGSPIYAAGEKTNDSDYQLVEVSKGHFVAKQYA, from the coding sequence TTGAGTAAGAACCTGATTGAAGTTGAAGGTCTTAAGAAGTATTTTAATGTCGGCAAGGGAAAAGTTCTTAAGGCTGTTGATAATATTAATTTCACGATTCGCGAAGGCGAAACCCTCGGGATGGTAGGGGAATCCGGTTGCGGTAAAACCACTGCCGGCCGGACAGTGCTTCGTCTTTACGAACCTACTGCCGGAAGCGTGAAATATAATGGTACAGATATCTACAAATTGTCTGCGGGCAAAATGAAGGCTATGCGCCGTGATATGCAAATGATTTTCCAGGACCCGTATGCATCTCTAAATCCGCGGTTTACGGTTTCGGATATCATTGGTGAGGCGCTGGACATTCACGGAATGGCCGGAAGCCGTGCAGAGCGCAAAAAACGGATTGAAGAGCTGCTGGATATGGTTGGGCTCAACCATGACCATGCCACACGTTATCCGCATGAGTTCTCGGGCGGACAACGCCAGCGTATCGGGATTGCCCGTTCGCTCGCGGTGAATCCCAAATTCATCGTCTGCGATGAGCCGATCTCCGCACTGGACGTATCGATTCAGGCGCAGGTGGTCAATCTGCTGAAGGAATTGCAGGACCGTCTTGGACTGACTTATCTTTTTATTGCACATGACCTGTCCATGGTTAAGCATATCAGTGACCGTGTGGCCGTAATGTACCTCGGTAAAATGGTCGAGCTGGCCGAGAGCGAAGAATTGTATGCTAACCCGATTCATCCGTATACGAAGTCGCTGTTGTCGGCGATTCCGGTTCCGGATCCGGAGGTTGAAGCGAACAAGAAACGCATTCATCTGCATGATGAACTGGGTTCTCCGATTTATGCTGCAGGCGAAAAAACCAATGACAGCGACTATCAATTGGTCGAAGTTTCAAAAGGGCACTTCGTTGCCAAGCAATACGCATAA
- a CDS encoding UDP-N-acetylmuramoyl-L-alanyl-D-glutamate--2,6-diaminopimelate ligase encodes MKVKECASCLAASRLYGDGETEITGLQADSRRVKPGDLFICLPGFTVDGHDFAPQAAANGASALVCERRLDIDLPQIVVDDCRFAMAVLSNAFFGSPSSRMRMIGVTGTNGKTTTTYLIERIMQDQNIKTGLIGTIQMRYDGQTFPASGTTQESLELQRTLSDMAQKGVQCCVMEVSSHALQQGRVKGTDYRTAIFTNLTQDHLDYHHTMEEYRAVKGLFFSRLGNVISPWKEERKYAVLNADDEASAYFAAQTAAEVITYGIDSPANVRASQISITSKGTFFHVDTFKGETDISLRMVGKFNVYNALAAITAALLEDVPLEEIKASLESVAGVAGRVESVDEGQDFAVIVDYAHTPDGLENVLRAVCEFATGRVLTVFGCGGDRDTTKRPLMGKIAAKYSDHVFVTSDNPRTEDPQLILKDIEAGLQEDGVAQDRYDMIVDRREAIRKAIEMASPSDVVLIAGKGHETYQLIGGVVHDFDDRVVAKEVIRGRSY; translated from the coding sequence ATGAAAGTAAAGGAATGTGCTTCTTGTCTTGCAGCTTCGCGTCTATATGGGGATGGAGAAACGGAAATTACGGGCCTTCAGGCGGATTCACGCCGGGTCAAGCCCGGTGATTTGTTCATTTGCCTGCCGGGTTTTACGGTGGATGGGCATGATTTTGCCCCGCAGGCTGCCGCAAACGGCGCTTCTGCCCTTGTCTGTGAGCGCAGGCTTGATATTGATCTGCCGCAGATTGTGGTGGATGACTGCCGGTTCGCGATGGCTGTATTGTCGAATGCTTTTTTCGGCTCACCGAGCAGCCGGATGAGAATGATCGGCGTGACCGGCACGAACGGCAAAACGACAACTACCTATCTGATTGAGCGAATTATGCAGGATCAGAACATCAAGACGGGTCTGATCGGAACGATACAGATGCGCTATGACGGGCAGACCTTTCCTGCATCAGGGACCACACAGGAATCACTTGAGCTGCAGCGTACGCTTAGCGATATGGCCCAAAAAGGCGTACAGTGCTGTGTTATGGAAGTTTCCTCCCATGCGCTCCAGCAGGGGCGGGTGAAGGGGACAGATTACCGCACCGCTATATTTACCAATTTGACCCAGGATCATCTGGATTACCATCATACGATGGAGGAGTACCGCGCGGTCAAAGGGCTGTTTTTTTCCCGGCTCGGAAACGTAATTTCGCCCTGGAAAGAGGAGCGCAAATATGCCGTGCTGAACGCGGATGACGAGGCAAGCGCCTATTTTGCCGCACAAACTGCCGCAGAGGTCATTACATACGGCATCGACAGTCCTGCGAATGTCCGGGCTTCGCAAATTTCCATCACGTCTAAAGGAACTTTTTTCCATGTGGATACGTTTAAGGGAGAGACTGACATTTCACTGCGGATGGTCGGCAAATTCAATGTGTATAATGCGTTGGCTGCAATTACCGCAGCTCTGCTGGAGGATGTGCCGCTTGAAGAGATTAAGGCCAGCCTTGAATCCGTAGCCGGAGTGGCCGGACGTGTGGAGTCTGTTGACGAAGGCCAGGATTTTGCAGTAATCGTAGACTATGCCCATACCCCGGATGGATTGGAAAATGTGCTGCGGGCGGTTTGCGAGTTTGCCACCGGCAGGGTGCTTACCGTCTTCGGGTGCGGCGGGGACAGAGATACGACCAAACGTCCGCTGATGGGCAAAATTGCTGCAAAATACAGTGATCATGTCTTCGTGACTTCAGACAATCCGCGTACCGAAGATCCGCAGCTGATCCTGAAGGATATTGAAGCAGGTTTGCAGGAAGATGGAGTGGCCCAGGACCGCTATGACATGATTGTGGACCGCCGGGAAGCCATCAGAAAAGCTATTGAAATGGCAAGCCCCAGCGATGTAGTATTGATTGCGGGGAAAGGTCACGAGACCTATCAGCTGATCGGCGGAGTGGTTCATGATTTCGATGACCGCGTCGTCGCCAAAGAAGTTATAAGGGGCCGAAGCTATTGA
- the bshC gene encoding bacillithiol biosynthesis cysteine-adding enzyme BshC: MNVIPEPLPGGSALARDYIHHYEKVGHLYGGDFRSAESRAERAAWLDSTEGLRADRAGIAECLRQYNLKWNPHPAVMDSLALLEQQGTLVVTAGQQSGLFTGPLFVIYKAITTIQAAKEAAAQLGRPVVPLFWIAGEDHDWDEVNHTFILNRTGEVTKLKLDKAGDLRSSVSSIKVEEESWQQIIEQLDGLLQDSEFKPQIMEVIRESSAAAGSLSEAFAKLMGSLFGRFGLILLDSADPELRRLEAPMFQTLIEHNDELEAAYQAAAGEITDSGYELQAAVAAGSANLFYIHEGTRLLLHKEEGRFTDRKGTVSFSREELLEQLEARPEQFSNNVLTRPLMQDYVLPVLATVLGQGELAYWAIPRLAFKVAGEQMPLILPRMSFTVVEGTLHKHMDKYQLVFGDVLLGLDSKRKEWLAAQDELGLERRFEDTKAAFLAMYEPLIEQLGSIQAGLLKLGANNKDKILDQITFLQAKAQDAMEKQNEAALRQWERIEQSLMPMGKLQERVYNVMFYLNRYGPAWLDELMKIPADYSGTHRIIYM, encoded by the coding sequence ATGAATGTAATACCCGAACCTCTCCCGGGCGGATCAGCACTCGCCCGCGACTATATACATCATTATGAAAAGGTAGGACATTTGTACGGTGGGGACTTCCGCAGTGCGGAGAGCAGAGCGGAACGTGCAGCATGGCTGGACAGCACTGAAGGGCTGCGGGCTGACCGTGCCGGGATTGCTGAGTGCTTACGGCAATATAATTTGAAGTGGAACCCCCATCCGGCAGTGATGGATTCTCTGGCGCTTCTGGAGCAGCAGGGTACGCTGGTTGTTACCGCCGGCCAGCAGAGCGGTTTGTTCACGGGTCCGCTTTTTGTCATATACAAGGCCATCACCACCATTCAGGCGGCAAAAGAAGCGGCCGCGCAGCTCGGACGGCCTGTCGTTCCCCTGTTTTGGATTGCCGGTGAGGATCATGACTGGGATGAGGTCAACCATACCTTTATCCTGAACCGCACAGGAGAGGTTACCAAGCTTAAGCTGGACAAAGCCGGGGACCTCCGGTCTTCCGTCAGCAGTATAAAGGTGGAGGAAGAGAGCTGGCAGCAGATCATTGAACAGCTGGATGGCTTGCTGCAGGACAGTGAATTCAAACCGCAAATTATGGAGGTTATCCGCGAATCTTCAGCTGCCGCAGGCAGCTTGAGTGAAGCTTTTGCCAAACTGATGGGCTCGCTGTTCGGCAGATTCGGCCTTATTCTGCTGGATTCGGCAGATCCTGAGCTGCGCAGGCTGGAAGCTCCTATGTTCCAAACGTTGATTGAACACAACGATGAGTTGGAGGCGGCCTATCAAGCTGCAGCAGGTGAGATTACAGACAGTGGCTATGAGCTTCAGGCTGCGGTTGCTGCCGGCAGCGCCAATCTGTTTTATATCCATGAAGGAACACGCCTGCTGCTGCATAAGGAGGAGGGGCGGTTCACAGACCGCAAGGGTACGGTTTCCTTTTCCCGTGAGGAACTGCTGGAGCAGCTGGAAGCCCGCCCTGAACAGTTCAGCAACAATGTGCTGACCAGACCGCTCATGCAGGATTATGTGCTGCCGGTACTGGCAACGGTGCTTGGGCAAGGTGAGCTCGCCTACTGGGCTATTCCACGGCTGGCGTTCAAAGTGGCCGGGGAGCAGATGCCGCTGATTTTACCGCGTATGTCGTTCACTGTTGTGGAAGGTACACTGCATAAGCACATGGACAAATATCAGCTTGTTTTTGGCGATGTTCTTCTGGGCCTGGACAGCAAAAGAAAAGAATGGCTCGCTGCTCAGGATGAGCTGGGGCTTGAACGGCGTTTTGAAGACACAAAGGCTGCTTTCTTAGCCATGTATGAACCGCTGATTGAACAGCTGGGCTCCATTCAGGCGGGACTGCTTAAATTGGGTGCAAACAACAAAGACAAGATTCTGGATCAGATTACATTTCTTCAGGCCAAGGCCCAGGATGCGATGGAGAAGCAGAATGAAGCTGCGCTCCGCCAGTGGGAGCGGATTGAACAGTCGCTGATGCCAATGGGCAAGCTACAGGAAAGAGTGTACAATGTAATGTTTTATCTGAACCGTTACGGCCCTGCGTGGCTGGATGAGCTGATGAAGATCCCTGCGGATTACAGCGGAACCCACCGCATCATTTATATGTAA
- a CDS encoding penicillin-binding transpeptidase domain-containing protein, whose product MLKRIKLRTLFIGGCITLFFLVLVARVFWVQVLNGEYWQEKAAAQWAHSATIKAVRGEIEDRNGNVLASDVPAYTVVVNPEVIAEQGIGQEVIDGLHELLGKPVDELKKLVEAKDEKSGKYLKNREIRNEGWKINKELKDKVVAFYEELGKKHDIRETGVGVVTEQKRYYPKDTLAAHILGYTDRDGKAIMGLEKYFDKQLKGTDGKLSYQSDGKGIKLPNSQDTYQPVVNGSNFKLTIDSTIQHYIEEAMKKAYDKYRPKTISVIAADPNTMEILGLANMPTFNPNEFWDPNQDAAGFYNHAIKSRYEPGSTFKIVTLAGAVEEKLFNPEEKFQSGQIYIKGYSKPLHDINRVGWGRISFLDGVKRSSNVAFVKLGFEMLGPERLLQYIDDFGFNEKTGIDLPGETIGIVNPDPNRSVENATLAYGHGKVLVTPIQQLTAVAAIANGGKLMVPHVVKEISDPNTGKKTVTQPEVVRQVISKESARKTGSYLEQVVADQVKGTGRHAYIEGYRVAGKTGTAIKVNGTDYDRNKVLSSFIGYAPVNDPKIAVIVIIDEPQDGEGGGAVAAPVFQEIVSQALPYMGVPKASTETADSTSKTVKATAPAQRSAPDLTGKTMQAARQLLIDQGFDFEAVGEGTTVVSQYPEKGTPLASGQRIYLLSQQGDKPVIPDLKGQSLRDALEVLSLLKVGIAVEGEGYVSGQAQGLKNGKTLVTLKLNPVNEYGENIPVPTVEEEKPEE is encoded by the coding sequence ATGTTAAAAAGAATAAAACTTCGCACGCTGTTTATAGGAGGGTGTATTACCCTCTTTTTTCTTGTTTTAGTTGCCAGGGTATTCTGGGTTCAGGTGCTGAATGGCGAGTACTGGCAGGAGAAGGCCGCCGCGCAATGGGCCCATTCTGCGACGATCAAGGCGGTTCGCGGTGAGATTGAAGACCGCAACGGCAATGTGCTGGCCAGCGATGTCCCGGCGTATACCGTTGTCGTTAACCCTGAGGTCATTGCAGAACAGGGGATCGGACAGGAAGTGATCGATGGACTGCATGAGCTGCTGGGCAAGCCGGTGGACGAGCTTAAGAAATTAGTTGAAGCCAAGGATGAGAAGAGCGGCAAATATCTCAAAAACCGCGAGATCCGCAATGAAGGCTGGAAGATTAACAAGGAGCTTAAGGATAAAGTCGTTGCCTTTTATGAGGAATTGGGCAAGAAACATGATATCCGGGAGACCGGGGTCGGTGTCGTCACGGAGCAGAAGCGCTACTATCCCAAAGATACGCTAGCCGCACATATCCTGGGTTATACTGACAGAGACGGCAAGGCGATCATGGGGCTGGAGAAATATTTTGACAAGCAGCTCAAAGGTACCGACGGCAAGTTGTCCTATCAAAGTGACGGCAAGGGGATCAAGCTTCCTAACTCCCAGGATACCTACCAGCCTGTGGTGAACGGGAGCAATTTCAAGCTGACGATAGACAGCACGATTCAACACTATATTGAAGAAGCAATGAAAAAGGCTTATGACAAATACAGGCCCAAGACGATTAGTGTCATAGCTGCCGATCCGAATACGATGGAAATCCTCGGTTTGGCGAATATGCCTACCTTTAACCCGAATGAATTCTGGGATCCTAATCAGGATGCTGCAGGTTTTTATAATCACGCGATCAAATCCAGGTATGAACCGGGTTCAACTTTTAAGATTGTTACACTGGCTGGAGCCGTGGAGGAGAAGCTGTTCAATCCTGAGGAAAAATTTCAATCCGGTCAAATTTACATCAAGGGGTACAGTAAGCCGCTCCATGATATCAACAGAGTAGGCTGGGGTAGGATTAGTTTCCTTGATGGTGTGAAGCGCTCCAGCAACGTAGCCTTCGTTAAGCTCGGGTTTGAGATGCTTGGTCCGGAACGGCTGCTGCAGTATATCGATGATTTCGGCTTCAATGAAAAGACCGGAATTGACCTGCCGGGAGAAACTATTGGTATCGTCAATCCTGACCCGAACAGGTCTGTCGAAAATGCAACCCTGGCCTACGGCCACGGCAAGGTGCTGGTTACACCGATTCAGCAGTTGACGGCTGTGGCAGCCATCGCCAACGGCGGCAAACTGATGGTTCCGCATGTCGTCAAGGAGATTAGCGACCCTAATACCGGGAAGAAAACTGTTACCCAGCCTGAAGTGGTGCGCCAGGTCATTTCGAAGGAAAGCGCCCGGAAAACAGGGAGCTACCTGGAACAGGTGGTTGCGGACCAAGTCAAAGGAACCGGCCGCCATGCCTACATTGAAGGCTATCGTGTGGCGGGTAAGACCGGTACTGCGATTAAGGTCAACGGTACGGATTATGACCGGAACAAGGTGCTGTCTTCCTTTATCGGCTATGCGCCGGTAAATGATCCGAAGATTGCGGTGATCGTTATTATCGATGAGCCGCAGGACGGGGAAGGCGGGGGGGCGGTTGCTGCTCCGGTATTCCAGGAGATCGTATCTCAGGCGCTGCCTTATATGGGAGTGCCCAAGGCGAGTACGGAGACTGCCGACAGCACTTCCAAAACGGTTAAGGCTACCGCTCCCGCCCAACGCTCCGCACCGGATCTGACTGGCAAAACGATGCAGGCGGCCAGACAACTGCTGATTGATCAGGGCTTTGATTTTGAAGCGGTGGGCGAGGGTACAACCGTTGTCAGCCAATATCCTGAAAAAGGGACGCCACTGGCATCAGGACAGCGCATTTATCTGCTGAGCCAGCAGGGGGACAAGCCCGTGATCCCGGATTTGAAAGGGCAGTCGCTGCGGGACGCTCTGGAAGTCCTCAGTTTGCTCAAAGTGGGGATTGCAGTAGAGGGCGAAGGTTATGTGTCTGGGCAGGCCCAAGGACTCAAGAATGGCAAGACACTGGTTACACTCAAGCTCAATCCGGTAAATGAATACGGCGAAAACATTCCTGTTCCTACTGTGGAGGAAGAAAAGCCGGAAGAATAG
- a CDS encoding adenosylhomocysteinase, which yields MSSLSKENSIVADMSLAPEGHLKIDWVRQHMPVLNRIREQFEAEQPFKGLKVSITLHLEAKTAYLAKVVQAGGAEVTITGSNPLSTQDDVCAALVEDGITVFAKYNPSPEEFKALNIKALESKPDLIIDDGGDFATLLHSERPDLMENIRGGAEETTTGIIRLKALQKQGILKFPMVAVNDAYCKYLFDNRYGTGQSAWDGIVRTTNLIVAGKTVVVVGYGWCGKGVAMRAKGLGANVIVTEVDAIKAVEAHMDGFHVMPMLEAAKRGDFFVTVTGNRYVIRGEHYDVMKDGAIMCNAGHFDVEVNKPELSDRSVSQRTVRKNIEEYQLKDGRKLYLLAEGRLVNLGAADGHPAEIMDTTFALQALSLKYVNDNYKTIGVKVENVPYDLDEQVARFKLESLGISIDSLTPAQVEYLDSWNLND from the coding sequence ATGAGTTCATTGTCGAAGGAAAACAGTATTGTAGCGGATATGTCGCTGGCCCCGGAAGGGCATCTCAAAATCGACTGGGTTCGCCAGCATATGCCGGTGCTGAACCGCATCCGTGAACAGTTCGAAGCGGAGCAGCCGTTCAAAGGCCTGAAAGTATCGATCACCCTTCACCTGGAAGCGAAAACAGCTTATCTGGCAAAGGTTGTTCAGGCAGGCGGGGCTGAGGTTACGATTACCGGCTCCAATCCCTTGTCTACTCAGGATGATGTATGTGCAGCGCTGGTTGAAGACGGCATTACCGTGTTCGCCAAATACAATCCGTCACCGGAAGAGTTCAAGGCGCTGAATATCAAGGCTCTGGAAAGTAAACCGGACCTGATCATTGATGACGGCGGTGATTTTGCCACGCTGCTGCATTCCGAGCGTCCGGACCTGATGGAGAACATCCGCGGCGGTGCCGAAGAGACCACTACCGGGATTATCCGGCTGAAAGCATTGCAGAAGCAGGGCATCCTGAAATTCCCGATGGTAGCCGTTAATGATGCCTACTGCAAGTATCTGTTCGACAACCGTTACGGGACAGGCCAGTCAGCATGGGACGGCATTGTCCGCACCACTAACCTGATTGTGGCCGGTAAAACCGTCGTTGTGGTTGGTTACGGCTGGTGCGGCAAAGGTGTGGCGATGCGGGCCAAAGGTCTTGGCGCCAATGTGATCGTTACCGAAGTGGACGCGATTAAAGCGGTGGAAGCCCACATGGATGGCTTCCATGTAATGCCGATGCTGGAAGCTGCAAAACGCGGCGATTTCTTCGTTACGGTGACAGGCAACCGTTATGTCATCCGCGGAGAGCATTATGATGTGATGAAGGATGGCGCGATTATGTGCAACGCCGGCCATTTTGACGTTGAAGTGAATAAGCCTGAACTGTCCGACAGATCGGTGTCCCAGCGTACCGTGCGCAAGAACATCGAAGAATATCAGCTGAAGGACGGACGCAAGCTGTATCTGCTCGCTGAAGGCCGTCTTGTGAACCTGGGGGCTGCTGACGGCCATCCGGCTGAAATTATGGATACGACCTTCGCGCTGCAGGCCCTTTCGCTTAAATATGTGAATGACAATTACAAGACCATCGGCGTCAAGGTTGAGAATGTGCCGTACGATCTCGACGAACAGGTAGCTCGCTTCAAGCTGGAGAGCCTGGGAATTTCCATTGACAGCCTGACTCCGGCACAGGTCGAATATCTCGACAGCTGGAATCTGAACGATTAA
- a CDS encoding ABC transporter permease: MGSLDVNLKPEDFQKIGIDEKQAEVIQRESLSAWRDSWQRLRQNKMAMTALIVLGLIVLASLIGPLFSKYNYYSNDLLSTNKPPSSDHWFGTDDLGRDIFVRTWYGARISLIVGLAAAAIDLFIGVIYGGIMGFFGGRVDNVMNKISEILYSIPYLLVVILLLVVMEPSLGTIILALTITGWITMSWIVRGEIMQLKNREFVLASRSMGAGSKRLLFRHLLPNAVGPIIVTITLSVPNAIFAEAFLSFLGLGVQAPIASLGSMINDSLTGWLYYPWRFLFPAILISLTMLSFNIFGDGLRDALDPKLKK, encoded by the coding sequence ATGGGTTCGCTGGATGTGAACCTGAAACCGGAAGATTTTCAGAAAATCGGTATTGATGAGAAGCAGGCGGAGGTTATTCAGCGTGAAAGTCTTTCTGCTTGGAGGGATTCCTGGCAGCGGCTGCGCCAAAATAAAATGGCAATGACTGCATTGATTGTTCTTGGATTGATCGTTCTGGCTTCGCTGATTGGTCCGTTGTTCTCAAAATATAATTACTACTCCAACGATTTGCTCAGCACCAATAAACCTCCTTCATCCGACCATTGGTTTGGCACTGATGATCTGGGCCGTGATATCTTTGTCCGTACATGGTATGGAGCACGCATCTCACTGATTGTTGGTTTGGCGGCAGCGGCAATCGACTTGTTCATCGGCGTTATCTATGGCGGTATTATGGGCTTCTTTGGCGGCCGTGTAGATAATGTCATGAATAAAATATCGGAAATTTTGTATTCCATTCCTTACTTGCTGGTGGTTATCCTGCTGCTGGTAGTTATGGAACCAAGCTTGGGGACGATCATTCTGGCGCTGACCATTACAGGCTGGATTACCATGTCCTGGATTGTCCGTGGTGAAATTATGCAGCTCAAGAACCGTGAGTTTGTTCTGGCTTCGCGCTCCATGGGTGCCGGCTCCAAAAGACTCTTGTTCCGTCACCTGCTGCCAAATGCTGTAGGACCTATTATCGTAACGATTACTTTGTCCGTACCAAATGCCATTTTTGCTGAAGCGTTCCTGAGCTTCCTCGGTCTTGGGGTACAGGCTCCAATCGCTTCACTGGGTTCGATGATCAATGATTCACTGACTGGCTGGCTTTATTATCCGTGGCGCTTCCTGTTCCCGGCTATCCTGATAAGCTTGACCATGCTTTCCTTTAACATTTTTGGTGATGGTCTACGTGATGCACTGGATCCTAAGCTGAAGAAATAG
- the rsmH gene encoding 16S rRNA (cytosine(1402)-N(4))-methyltransferase RsmH, giving the protein MFHHITVLKEEATEGLHIKKDGIYVDCTLGGAGHSSLIAGRLSGEGRLICLDQDDWALENARERLAEYGEKVVLVKTNFRDLEQVLKNLPFVPQKDGVPQVDGILYDLGVSSPQFDEGERGFSYNHDAPLDMRMDQSAQLTAAEIVNTWPEQEIARVLFQYGEEKFSRRIARKIVERREEHPVESTGELAELIKEGIPAAARRTGGHPAKRSFQGLRIAVNDELGAFEEGLRAAVRCLAPGGRVSVITFHSLEDRICKQIFSSYLSRCTCPPDFPFCVCGAEGTLKLINRKPLVPSEEELELNPRARSAKLRIAEKL; this is encoded by the coding sequence TTGTTTCACCACATCACGGTGCTTAAGGAAGAAGCGACAGAAGGGCTGCACATCAAGAAGGATGGCATTTACGTGGACTGCACGCTCGGCGGAGCCGGACACAGCTCCCTGATTGCCGGGAGGCTCAGCGGCGAAGGCCGGCTGATCTGTCTGGATCAGGATGACTGGGCGCTGGAGAATGCAAGGGAGCGGCTCGCCGAATACGGGGAGAAGGTGGTTTTGGTCAAAACCAACTTCCGCGATCTGGAGCAAGTGCTGAAGAACCTCCCTTTTGTTCCGCAAAAGGACGGTGTGCCCCAAGTAGATGGCATTCTGTACGATCTTGGTGTATCCTCACCCCAGTTTGACGAAGGGGAACGGGGATTCAGCTATAATCATGATGCCCCGCTGGACATGCGGATGGATCAGTCAGCCCAGCTGACCGCAGCCGAAATTGTGAATACCTGGCCTGAACAGGAGATTGCCCGTGTGCTTTTCCAGTATGGGGAAGAGAAGTTCTCACGGCGGATTGCCCGCAAGATTGTAGAGCGGAGAGAAGAACACCCCGTGGAGAGCACGGGAGAATTGGCGGAGCTGATTAAGGAAGGTATTCCGGCAGCCGCGCGCAGAACGGGAGGACATCCCGCCAAACGGAGCTTTCAGGGTCTGCGGATTGCGGTGAACGATGAGCTTGGTGCTTTTGAGGAAGGGCTTCGTGCAGCGGTGCGCTGCCTGGCACCCGGAGGAAGAGTATCGGTTATCACCTTTCACTCGCTGGAGGACCGGATCTGCAAGCAGATTTTCAGCAGCTATTTAAGCAGATGCACGTGTCCGCCTGATTTTCCGTTTTGTGTATGCGGTGCGGAAGGCACCCTGAAGCTGATTAACCGCAAGCCGCTTGTGCCTTCAGAGGAAGAGCTGGAGCTGAACCCGCGCGCCCGTTCGGCGAAGCTGCGGATTGCAGAGAAATTGTAA